In Capricornis sumatraensis isolate serow.1 chromosome 16, serow.2, whole genome shotgun sequence, a genomic segment contains:
- the LOC138092149 gene encoding putative olfactory receptor 56B2, giving the protein MPFQILSVREIIKKSNSLLFHLVKFQDLSNSNSSKFQVSEFILLGFPGIHSWQHWLSLPLALLYLLALSANILILIIINKEATLHQPMYYFLGILAVVDMGLATTIMPKILAILWFNAKAISFLRCFIQMYAIHCFVAMESGIFVCMAIDRYVAICRPLRYPSIITGSFVVKATVFMALRNSLTTIPIPVFAAQRQYCSKNQIEHCLCSNLGVTSLSCDDDKTVKSIYQLLLAWTLMGSDLGLIILSYALILQSVLKLNSAEAASKALSTCTSHLILILFFYTVIIVISITHSAAMTVPLIPVLLNVLHNVIPPALNPMVYALKNKELRQGLYKVLKLYFKGN; this is encoded by the coding sequence ATGCCTTTTCAAATATTGTCAGTCAGAGAAATTATTAAGAAAAGTAACTCTCTACTTTTTCACTTAGTGAAGTTCCAGGATCTCAGCAACTCCAACAGCTCAAAGTTCCAGGTCTCTGAGTTTATTCTTTTGGGATTCCCAGGCATTCACAGCTGGCAGCACTGGCTATCCCTGCCCCTGGCTCTGCTCTACCTCTTAGCTCTCAGCGCCAACATCCTTATCCTGATCATTATCAATAAGGAGGCAACATTGCACCAGCCTATGTATTATTTCCTGGGCATCCTGGCTGTGGTAGACATGGGTCTGGCTACCACCATCATGCCCAAGATTTTGGCGATCTTGTGGTTTAATGCAAAAGCCATCAGTTTCCTTCGGTGCTTTATACAGATGTATGCTATACACTGTTTTGTGGCCATGGAATCAGGCATCTTTGTTTGCATGGCTATAGATAGATATGTAGCCATTTGTCGACCACTACGCTATCCATCGATAATTACTGGCTCCTTTGTGGTCAAAGCAACTGTGTTCATGGCACTCAGAAATAGCCTGACTACTATCCCAATTCCTGTGTTTGCAGCTCAGAGACAGTACTGCTCAAAGAACCAAATTGAGCACTGTCTTTGCTCAAATCTTGGAGTCACTAGCCTATCTTGTGATGATGACAAGACAGTCAAGAGTATCTATCAGCTACTTCTGGCCTGGACACTCATGGGAAGTGATTTGGGTTTGATTATTTTATCATATGCATTGATACTTCAATCTGTATTGAAGTTGAACTCAGCAGAAGCTGCATCCAAGGCCTTAAGTACCTGCACTTCCCACCTCATCCTAATTCTTTTCTTCTACACAGTCATTATTGTCATTTCTATCACCCACAGTGCAGCAATGACAGTTCCCCTCATCCCAGTTCTACTCAATGTACTCCATAATGTtattcctcctgccctcaatcccatGGTCTATGCACTCAAGAACAAGGAACTCAGGCAGGGCTTATATAAAGTTCTTAAACTGTACTTCAAAGGCAACTAA